The proteins below are encoded in one region of Streptomyces roseirectus:
- a CDS encoding helix-turn-helix domain-containing protein — translation MEPPNSDSHILAVLELLAEDSPPSRFDSLLVRARREGLPDAELGRLSRAVQLARALPERPGRRRQWEDDLTALVDTARDLMDAPDVDALLRTVARRARRLLSLDITFVALIDLTGEVQGHAAEGSVTDLSTKLDLVSEGSVGARVLRTGAPAWTADCILDQTFATSKGLDEATQAEGLRALLAVPLRVGHTTVGILYGAQRAVRHFTPDEIGALIQFADLAALAVDNARLLERARHQSTELEQDNYRVRAGLVRLQELTDAYGRIMSLPLVGANLATIVAATGSALDGTAQLYDPAGRLLAGSGDGCAKADIDEAILDAHARRTTVRTPDGVWVAPVIAGAENLGHLVLAPETRLVGADERLLQLAAQVCAVQLLIQGSAGVTESPLRDELLDELLTAPLRAPRRIAQRARQIGIDLDEPYVVVVMRPEGGDHGRATVWSLSYVHRMTGLKTEHDGCMALLFPGTDASAAARAVSGELSPLLGRPVSCGAAGPGRGVMEVRRVFQEAVRCLDAVTALDAPGATAAPQDLGFLGVLLSDDRDVRGFVDATIGPILRHDEEHFTEFAVTLEAYFAAKSSPTGAAGALHVHPNTVSRRLERITALLGPDWQNPGPLLEIQLALRLHRVRDVLRG, via the coding sequence ATGGAGCCGCCGAACTCGGACAGTCACATACTCGCCGTGCTGGAACTCCTCGCGGAGGACAGCCCGCCGAGCCGTTTCGACTCACTGCTGGTGCGGGCCCGCCGCGAAGGGCTGCCCGACGCGGAGCTGGGCCGCCTCAGCCGGGCCGTGCAACTGGCCCGCGCCCTGCCGGAGCGGCCCGGCAGACGACGGCAGTGGGAGGACGACCTCACCGCCCTCGTCGACACCGCCCGCGACCTCATGGACGCCCCCGACGTCGACGCGCTGCTGCGCACGGTCGCCCGCCGCGCCCGCCGGCTGCTGAGCCTCGACATCACCTTCGTCGCCCTCATCGACCTCACCGGCGAGGTCCAGGGCCACGCCGCCGAGGGCTCCGTCACCGACCTCAGCACCAAACTCGACCTCGTCTCCGAGGGCAGCGTCGGCGCCCGCGTCCTGCGCACCGGGGCGCCCGCCTGGACCGCCGACTGCATCCTCGACCAGACCTTCGCCACCTCCAAGGGGCTCGACGAGGCCACCCAGGCGGAGGGCCTGCGCGCCCTGCTCGCCGTCCCCTTACGGGTCGGGCACACCACCGTCGGCATCCTCTACGGCGCCCAGCGCGCCGTGCGCCACTTCACGCCCGACGAGATCGGCGCCCTCATCCAGTTCGCCGACCTCGCCGCGCTCGCCGTCGACAACGCCCGACTCCTGGAACGCGCCCGCCACCAGTCCACCGAACTCGAACAGGACAACTACCGCGTGCGCGCGGGCCTGGTGCGCCTCCAGGAGCTGACCGACGCCTACGGCCGCATCATGAGCCTCCCGCTCGTCGGCGCCAACCTCGCCACCATCGTCGCCGCGACCGGCTCCGCCCTCGACGGCACCGCCCAGCTCTACGACCCCGCCGGACGGCTGCTGGCGGGCAGCGGCGACGGCTGCGCCAAGGCCGACATCGACGAGGCGATCCTCGACGCGCACGCCCGCCGCACCACCGTCCGCACCCCCGACGGCGTCTGGGTCGCGCCCGTCATCGCCGGCGCCGAGAACCTGGGCCACCTCGTCCTCGCCCCCGAGACCCGGCTCGTCGGCGCCGACGAACGCCTCCTCCAGCTCGCCGCGCAGGTCTGCGCCGTCCAACTGCTCATCCAGGGCAGCGCGGGCGTCACCGAGTCGCCCCTGCGCGACGAACTCCTCGACGAACTCCTCACCGCGCCGCTGCGCGCGCCCCGCCGCATCGCCCAGCGCGCCCGGCAGATCGGCATCGACCTCGACGAGCCGTACGTCGTCGTCGTGATGCGGCCCGAGGGCGGCGACCACGGGCGCGCCACCGTCTGGTCCCTCTCCTACGTCCACCGCATGACCGGCCTCAAGACCGAGCACGACGGCTGCATGGCCCTGCTGTTCCCCGGCACGGACGCCTCCGCCGCCGCCCGCGCGGTCTCCGGCGAACTCTCTCCGCTGCTCGGCCGCCCGGTCTCCTGCGGCGCCGCCGGGCCCGGCCGGGGCGTCATGGAGGTGCGGCGCGTCTTCCAGGAGGCGGTGCGCTGCCTCGACGCGGTGACGGCGCTCGACGCGCCCGGCGCCACGGCCGCGCCCCAGGACCTCGGCTTCCTCGGCGTGCTGCTCTCGGACGACCGTGACGTGCGCGGGTTCGTCGACGCGACGATCGGGCCGATCCTGCGTCACGACGAGGAGCACTTCACGGAGTTCGCGGTCACCCTGGAGGCGTACTTCGCGGCCAAGTCCAGCCCCACCGGGGCGGCCGGCGCGCTCCACGTCCACCCCAACACCGTCTCCCGCCGCCTCGAACGCATCACGGCCCTGCTCGGCCCGGACTGGCAGAACCCGGGACCGCTCCTGGAGATCCAGCTGGCGCTGCGGCTGCACCGGGTGCGGGACGTACTGCGAGGGTGA
- the aroC gene encoding chorismate synthase — MTRLRWLTAGESHGPALVATLEGLPAGVPITTDDVAGHLARRRLGYGRGARMTFERDEVTFLGGVRHGLTIGSPVSVMVGNTEWPKWEKVMAADPVDPADLGALKRNAPLTRPRPGHADLAGMQKYGFAEARPVLERASARETAARVALGAVARSYLRETCGVQIVSHVVRLAAAQAPYGVYPTPADVGRLDADPVRCLDADASKAMVAEIDQAHKDGDTLGGVVEVLAYGVPVGLGSHVHWDRRLDARLAAALMGIQAIKGVEVGDGFALARVPGSMAHDEIVPTADGLRRTSGRAGGTEGGLTTGELLRVRAAMKPIATVPRALRTVDLATGEPARAHHQRSDVCAVPAAGIVAEAMVALVLADAVGEKFGGDSVAETRRNVLGYLETL; from the coding sequence TTGACCAGGCTGCGCTGGCTCACCGCGGGCGAGTCCCACGGCCCCGCTCTCGTCGCCACGCTGGAGGGCCTGCCCGCCGGTGTGCCGATCACCACCGACGACGTCGCGGGCCACCTCGCCCGCCGGCGTCTCGGGTACGGCCGGGGCGCCCGGATGACGTTCGAGCGCGACGAGGTGACGTTCCTCGGCGGCGTCCGGCACGGCCTGACGATCGGCTCGCCGGTCTCGGTGATGGTCGGCAACACGGAGTGGCCGAAGTGGGAGAAGGTGATGGCCGCCGACCCCGTGGACCCGGCCGACCTCGGCGCCCTCAAGCGCAACGCCCCGCTGACCCGCCCCCGCCCCGGCCACGCCGACCTCGCCGGCATGCAGAAGTACGGCTTCGCCGAGGCCCGCCCGGTGCTGGAGCGCGCCTCCGCCCGCGAGACCGCCGCCCGCGTCGCGCTCGGCGCCGTCGCCCGCTCCTACCTGCGCGAGACGTGCGGCGTCCAGATCGTCAGCCACGTCGTCCGACTCGCCGCCGCCCAGGCCCCGTACGGGGTGTACCCGACCCCGGCGGACGTCGGGAGGCTGGATGCGGACCCGGTGCGCTGCCTGGACGCCGACGCGTCGAAGGCGATGGTCGCCGAGATCGACCAGGCCCACAAGGACGGCGACACCCTCGGCGGCGTCGTCGAGGTCCTGGCCTACGGCGTGCCCGTCGGCCTCGGCTCGCACGTCCACTGGGACCGGCGCCTGGACGCGCGCCTGGCCGCCGCGCTGATGGGCATCCAGGCGATCAAGGGCGTCGAGGTCGGCGACGGCTTCGCACTGGCCCGCGTCCCGGGCTCGATGGCCCACGACGAGATCGTCCCCACCGCCGACGGGCTCCGCCGGACCAGCGGGCGCGCCGGCGGCACCGAGGGCGGTCTGACGACCGGTGAACTCCTGCGCGTCCGGGCCGCGATGAAGCCGATCGCGACCGTGCCGCGCGCCCTGCGCACCGTCGACCTGGCGACCGGCGAGCCCGCCCGCGCGCACCACCAGCGCTCCGACGTGTGCGCGGTGCCGGCCGCCGGGATCGTCGCCGAGGCGATGGTCGCGCTGGTCCTCGCGGACGCGGTGGGGGAGAAGTTCGGCGGCGACAGCGTGGCGGAGACCCGGCGCAACGTCCTCGGCTACCTGGAGACCCTGTGA
- a CDS encoding shikimate kinase, whose protein sequence is MGVGKSTVGRLLAARLGVGFRDTDDDVVTAEGRAITEIFAAGGEPAFRTAEKRAVVRALVGHGGVLALGGGAVLDPGTRALLAGHRVLYLTMGAAEAARRLNLAGGRPLLAAPDPLGRWRELTAARRPLYEEVATAIVATDRRTPAEVTESALAALELTTV, encoded by the coding sequence ATGGGCGTCGGCAAGTCCACTGTCGGCCGCCTGCTGGCCGCCCGCCTCGGCGTGGGGTTCCGGGACACGGACGACGACGTCGTCACCGCCGAGGGCCGGGCGATCACCGAGATCTTCGCGGCCGGGGGCGAGCCCGCCTTCCGGACGGCCGAGAAGCGGGCGGTCGTGCGCGCGCTCGTCGGACACGGCGGCGTCCTCGCCCTCGGCGGCGGCGCGGTCCTCGACCCCGGCACCCGCGCCCTCCTCGCCGGGCACCGGGTCCTGTACCTCACGATGGGCGCCGCCGAGGCCGCCCGGCGCCTGAACCTCGCCGGCGGTCGCCCCCTGCTCGCCGCCCCTGATCCCCTGGGCCGCTGGCGGGAGTTGACGGCCGCCCGCCGCCCTCTGTACGAGGAGGTCGCCACAGCGATCGTCGCCACCGACCGGCGCACCCCTGCCGAGGTCACCGAATCCGCCCTGGCGGCCCTGGAGTTGACGACCGTATGA